Sequence from the Blastocatellia bacterium genome:
CGCTTTTCACCCGACCCCGGTACTTCCGAGATATGCTCAATCAGATGGACACGATCGGTGTGGGGAGCCTGGTGATCGTTCTGCTAACGGGATTTTTCACTGGAGCTGTACTTGCCCTACAAACAGGTATGACGATGTCGTCGCTCGGGGCCAAAGGATTCACCGGACGCCTGGTTGCAACGTCATTGCTGCGGGAGCTGGGACCGGTGTTGACGTCATTGATGGTGGCGGGTCGCGTGGGGTCGGGCATTGCCGCGGAACTCGGTACGATGCTCGTCAGCGATCAAATTGACGCCATGCGTGCTCTGGGCACCGACCCCATACGGAAGTTAGTCACCCCCCGAATGGTTGCTTTGCTGGTGATGGTTCCGGCCCTCACCATCATTGCCGTCATGGTCGGGACGGGAGGAGGGCTGGTCGTGGCCGTAACGCTTTTGGGCCTGCCCTATACACAGTACACCAGTTCCGCCAAACTGGCGTTCAAATTGAACGACGTGACGGGGAGTCTGATCAAGGCTCTGGTCTTCGCCTTCATCATTGCCGTAGTCGGCTGTCGCGCTGGTCTGCGTACAAGCGGAGGAGCGGTCGGCGTCGGACGTTCCACGACGCAATCGGTGGTCGTGGCTTCGATCCTGATTCTGGTGGCCGATTTCTTCATCACCCGTGCCCTGCAAATTTTCCTGCCCCCCGGTCAATAAAGGGCGACCGGAGGATGGGACTCTTCATTTGGAAGACGGGCCCATGCCCGGATGAGAATCTGAACCACAGACGTGCACGGAAGGACGCAATGAAGCGAGACAATCCGTGTTCATCCGTGTCCGTTTGTGGCGAATTTCGGAGGAGTCTATGCCGACACGGAAAAAGATCACCTTCAGTGAACTCAAGGTGGGAATCGTCGTCCTGGTGGCCATCGCCCTGCTCATCTTTATGATCCTCACGGCCAGCGGCGAAATCGGCTTCATTCGTGAGGAATTTCTCGTGCGGGCGCGGGTCGCCGAGGTGGACGGGCTGATCCCCGGCAACGAAGTTCGTCTTGCCGGTGTCCGCGTGGGAAATGTCGTCGAGGTGAAGTTCGGCGAAATTCCCACCCGCCCCGAAGACCCCAACACGGTGGAGATCGTCATGCGGGTGAATCCGGAGATCGCCCGCGAGCGCATCCGATCGGATTCGGTCGTCACGCTGGGCTCCATCGGACTGCTCGGGGATAAAGTGGTTGAGATTTCGCCGGGAACGAAGAACGGCAAGCCCATTCAAAGCGGCGACTACCTCCAAAGCGCGCCGGGGACAAACATCCGGAAGATCATCTCTGGCGTGGATCCCCTCATTGCTGACCTGACGGACACTGCCGAGCAAATCAGGCAGATGGTCTTGCGCATCAACCAGGGACAGGGGACGGTGGGAAAGCTCATCCGCGATCCCAAAGTGTACGAAGACCTCGATGCCACCATCATCGAAGCCCGTGATCTGGTTCGGCGAATCCGTGAGGGCGAGGGGACAGTAGGTCGGCTCATTAATGATCCAACCCTCTACGACGACTTGAAGCGAGCAGTGACTCGACTCGAGCGCGTCACCCGCGAGATTCAGGAAGGACAGGGGACAATCTCCCGGTTGCTCCGGGAACCCGACGTCTACGACAGTCTCAACCGGACGATGAAACGGGTGGAGGAGATCGCCGAGCGCGTTGATACGATCGCCACCCGGATCGAAAAGGGTGAGGGGACGGTCGGTCGCCTGATCAACGATCCCGCCTTACATGAGGACGCCCGCGTCATGGTCGCCAACATGAAGGAGATCAGCGGAAAGATTGAGACTGGCGAGGGGACTCTGGGCGCTCTCGTTCATGATCGCCAGCTCTACGATAATCTCAATTCGCTCTCATCAGAACTTGTGCGCTTGCTTTACGATTTCCGGCAAAATCCGGGTAAATTCTTGCGATTTAAGATCTCGATATTCTGATTCAGGCTCGGAGCGTTCTCATCTATTTTTGACAACAGGAGGATGATCAATGCGGAACCATGCAAGGTGGTGGATGACCTGCCTTCTTGTCATCTGCGGTGCGGGACTGCTGCTTACAATCACCGGTTGTCGCCGCGAGGAGCGAGCAGAGTTTCAGCCGGAGATTCTGCCCCTACCCGAGGGATTAGCCGGATATGAGGCGATGGAAATCCCTCCCGATAATCCCCAGACACCGGAGAAAGTCGCCCTCGGGCGTCAACTGTTTTTCGACAAGCGGCTGAGCGCCGATCAGTCACGGTCGTGCTATTCCTGTCATTTGAATGAAAAAGGATTGAGCGATGGGCTGCCGACGGCCATCGGAGCACTGGGGAAAAAACTCCCGCGCAACAGCCCGACGCTCTGGAATATCGGTTATCACAAAGAGTTCTACTGGGACGGTCGGTCGTCACCGCTGGAGAAACAGATCAATGCAGCCTGGACCGGTCCCAACATGAGCGCCAAACCGGATGAGATCGCCGCCAGGCTCAACAGCATCGAAGGTTATCGAAAGCAATTCCAGCGGGTCTTCGGCACCGATGCCACTCCCGAAAATATCGTCAAAGCCCTGGCGGCGTATACGCGGACAATCATCGGAGGCAAAACAGCCTACGATCGCTATCGCCTGGGGGATAGCACGGCTCTCAGCGAAGAAGCCAAACGCGGCCTGGAGGTGTTCAAGCGGGTCGGCTGCGATCAATGTCATGCGGGGATTCTGTTCACCGATTTGCAGTATCACAACGTTGGCATCGGGATGGATAAGCCCGAGCCTGATCTCGGCCGCTTCAAGGTGACCAACCAGGAGAGAGATAAAGGGGCATTCAAGACGCCCACGCTGCGGGATGTGGCCCGCTCGGGCCCCTATTTCCACGACGGCAGCGTAGCGACATTGGAGGAAGCGGTTGATCTGATGCTCGCCGGTGGCAAACCGAATCCCTGGCTGGACAGGGTCAATCTCAAACCGGCCAAGATCACTCCTGAGGAGAGGCAAGCTTTGCTGGCGTTCCTTCGCTCATTGACCGAGGAAGGTCAACTTAAAGAGCCACGGCTGCCCGAACAGTGATTCTCGTTCCGGGGAGCGAGCCGCCCTATGACACCGAAATGAAGGCTCGCTCCTCGGCCCCGAAACTCCTGTGGGGCTCGGCCCACTGCAAGGAAATCGCCAGTTGCCTCCCACCTCTCTACGCCTTCGTCCCGTGGTGCGGCGAATGGGTGCGACATGTGACGCATCGAAAAGAATGTGATCCCCGGCTCGCCACGCTTCACCTGTATCTGAACTCTATCGGCCGTGGGTGCACAATCTCTTTGTGCGAATCAGGAGGCGAACATCATATTCGACCGTCCACGTTGACATTGATTGCTGTTGCCTTCTATAATTGGCTCCGGATTTTGACGCGGGGTGGAGCAGTCTGGAAGCTCGTTGGGCTCATAACCCAAAGGTCGGTGGTTCAAATCCACCCCCCGCAACCAACCCCCGCAGGAAATGCCGGCCGAACCCATCTCGCTGCAACAGCACTTTATATCTCAGGCGAACGCCCGAAGACGGCACCCTTTGCCGAAAACCGGCATCTGAACGCTGGCGTTTCCAAAATTCGTGACCTTGACTCTCGCCAGAGGGCACCTGCTCGCTAACATCATAGCTCGCCGGACCGGGGATCGGTTCGTGACCTGTTCAATCCAACGATTGCTCCGCCGTTCGTTCATTACGCGGCTGACCTTAGATTCGAGCCCCCCTCCGAATCATAATGGGCCAGCCGCAGAGATTCACGCGAAATTTCTCCACGCCGAAAATCCGTGGTGAGATCTCTAAGCTGAGGTCAGGGTGCTCTCCCGACCTTGACAAAGGAACCGAATGTGATTAACTAGAGGCCCGATGATGCTCGCGCTCACATACAGTCCTGCTCATTGCGAGGTGTACCATGGAACGTCGAGTGCTCGTGCTCTTGCTCCTGCTAATGCTCGTGTGGCCTTCCCCATCCATTGCGACAGCGGCACAATCGGTTTTCTGGCAGCCGACAAACGGACCTTCACGGAAGGCTGTGTTCTCCCTAATCGTCGGTGACTACCTCTTTGCGTCGGCCTATGGTGAAGGAGTCTTTCGTTCGGCCGATGACGGCGAAACCTGGGAAGTCCTCACCACAGGTCTCACCAGCCTCAATGTCATTTCTCTCGCTTTTAATCCCGTAACGGGATCGCTCTTTGCTGCCACCGGGGGGCTCGTGGATGGCGCGGGCGTGTTTCGCTCCCGGGACAATGGAGAAACGTGGACACCCGTCAACAGAGGCCTGACAAAGCTCAACGTTGTGTCGCTGCTGATCACGCCGACGGGAACCGTGCTGGCCGGCACATACGGCGCCGGTATCTTCCGGTCCTCAACTGATGGTGACCGGTGGATGGCCGTGGGGCCATCGGGGACGACGATTACGACATTCGCCATCACCCCGCAAGGACACCTCCTTGCCGGTTCTGGCAATCTTTTTGGCGGGCAGGGGCGAATCTTCGCTTCCAGCGACGAGGGAATGACGTGGGCTTCGGTGAGCACATTCCGAACTAGCATCACCTCTTTGCTGAGCGATTCGCATGGCCATCTGTTCGCAGGAACCGGTAGCCTCAGCGGAGGTGATGGGGTCTACCGATCAGACGATCAAGGCCGAACATGGGTGCCGCTCAGCTTGCGTCGGATGAACATTCTGTCACTGGCCCGGAACGAGAGGGACGATCTTTTCGCCGCCTCCGCTAACCTGAACGGGCCGGGAGCCGGCGTTTTTCGCTCGCTCGATGACGGCCTCACCTGGTCCAGTATCGGGTTGCAAGGGATGAACGTTCTTTCGCTAGCGGTTCGCTCCGATGGCTATCTCTTCGCGGGAAGCGGCGTAGGTCGTGTTTTTCGCAGCCGGGAATCAACACTCCGCGAGTGAACGCCTGCCCGGGACCAGGAGCCCGCGCACCACCCTCACAAGGCAAAGAGGGGGGGTCCGTCTGGTCACCGCCATCGGGTAGCCTGACGGAAATGGTCTGATTGTGAGGCCTCTTTGCTGCGAGAGCGAAGGGGCAACATCCGGAGTCCCTCAATCTGCTCGGTCCTGGACCCTCAGGGGGTATAGTCGGCTAGCATCTCTCTTTTGTTTCCGCTAGAGTTTTTCGCTCCATTTACCGTCGAAGGGCGAGGGAGCAATGAAAAAGACTGTCGGTGAAATTGCCGCACTTGTCGGAGGATCAGTCCTCGGCGATGCCTCGCTGGAAATCGGCGGCGTGGCCAGCCTGGAGGAAGCAGCGCCAGGGGACATCGCTTTTATTGATTCGGAAAAGTACGACACGCAGGCAATGATGTCGCGGGCGTCTGCGGTAATCGTCCCCGAAGGTCACGCGCTGGAAGGCAAGACGGTCATTCAGGTCCGGCATCCCCGTCGGGCCTTCGCCCAGGTCGTGCTGCTCTTCCATCCGCCGCGCCGCCCGCCGGTGGGCATTCATCCAACTGCCGTTATCGCCGACAATGTCGTCGTACCCGAAAGCGCATCCATCGGTCCTTATGTCGTTATCGAGGACGATGTGCGCATCGGTGAGAGGGTCATCATTGGCGCCGGCGTCTTCATCGGGGCGCGGGGCATAATCGGAGATGACACGATCATTCATCCCCACGTCACAATTTATCACGACGTAACCATTGGTGCGCGTGTGACGATTCATGCGGGAAGCGTGATCGGCGGAGACGGATTTGGCTATTTTCTGGTCGAAGGCACATACCATAAATTCCCTCAGATCGGGAGCGTCATCATCGAAGACGATGTCGAGATCGGAACCAACGTCACCATTGACCGGGGGACGCTCGGCGCAACCATCATCCGTCGCGGGACGAAGATTGATAATCTCGTTCAGGTGGCACACAACGTCGTCATCGGCGAAGATACGGTGATCGCCGCACAGACGGGCATTGCCGGCAGCTCTCACATCGAGGATCACGTTGTCATCGGCGGGCAGGTGGGAATTGGCGATCACGTTCGCATCGGACGGAAGGCCGTTCTCGGAGCACAGGCGGGAATTCCCAGCGGCAAAA
This genomic interval carries:
- a CDS encoding MlaD family protein, whose product is MPTRKKITFSELKVGIVVLVAIALLIFMILTASGEIGFIREEFLVRARVAEVDGLIPGNEVRLAGVRVGNVVEVKFGEIPTRPEDPNTVEIVMRVNPEIARERIRSDSVVTLGSIGLLGDKVVEISPGTKNGKPIQSGDYLQSAPGTNIRKIISGVDPLIADLTDTAEQIRQMVLRINQGQGTVGKLIRDPKVYEDLDATIIEARDLVRRIREGEGTVGRLINDPTLYDDLKRAVTRLERVTREIQEGQGTISRLLREPDVYDSLNRTMKRVEEIAERVDTIATRIEKGEGTVGRLINDPALHEDARVMVANMKEISGKIETGEGTLGALVHDRQLYDNLNSLSSELVRLLYDFRQNPGKFLRFKISIF
- the lpxD gene encoding UDP-3-O-(3-hydroxymyristoyl)glucosamine N-acyltransferase — its product is MKKTVGEIAALVGGSVLGDASLEIGGVASLEEAAPGDIAFIDSEKYDTQAMMSRASAVIVPEGHALEGKTVIQVRHPRRAFAQVVLLFHPPRRPPVGIHPTAVIADNVVVPESASIGPYVVIEDDVRIGERVIIGAGVFIGARGIIGDDTIIHPHVTIYHDVTIGARVTIHAGSVIGGDGFGYFLVEGTYHKFPQIGSVIIEDDVEIGTNVTIDRGTLGATIIRRGTKIDNLVQVAHNVVIGEDTVIAAQTGIAGSSHIEDHVVIGGQVGIGDHVRIGRKAVLGAQAGIPSGKRIPASEFVWGTPARPMREFKSQYAHLVRLPRLAAQVEDLARQVAELKKNAKDQRPTS
- a CDS encoding cytochrome c peroxidase encodes the protein MTCLLVICGAGLLLTITGCRREERAEFQPEILPLPEGLAGYEAMEIPPDNPQTPEKVALGRQLFFDKRLSADQSRSCYSCHLNEKGLSDGLPTAIGALGKKLPRNSPTLWNIGYHKEFYWDGRSSPLEKQINAAWTGPNMSAKPDEIAARLNSIEGYRKQFQRVFGTDATPENIVKALAAYTRTIIGGKTAYDRYRLGDSTALSEEAKRGLEVFKRVGCDQCHAGILFTDLQYHNVGIGMDKPEPDLGRFKVTNQERDKGAFKTPTLRDVARSGPYFHDGSVATLEEAVDLMLAGGKPNPWLDRVNLKPAKITPEERQALLAFLRSLTEEGQLKEPRLPEQ
- a CDS encoding ABC transporter permease, with amino-acid sequence MNILKLILYELQEGTVLAWRAFAALFTRPRYFRDMLNQMDTIGVGSLVIVLLTGFFTGAVLALQTGMTMSSLGAKGFTGRLVATSLLRELGPVLTSLMVAGRVGSGIAAELGTMLVSDQIDAMRALGTDPIRKLVTPRMVALLVMVPALTIIAVMVGTGGGLVVAVTLLGLPYTQYTSSAKLAFKLNDVTGSLIKALVFAFIIAVVGCRAGLRTSGGAVGVGRSTTQSVVVASILILVADFFITRALQIFLPPGQ
- a CDS encoding sialidase family protein, giving the protein MERRVLVLLLLLMLVWPSPSIATAAQSVFWQPTNGPSRKAVFSLIVGDYLFASAYGEGVFRSADDGETWEVLTTGLTSLNVISLAFNPVTGSLFAATGGLVDGAGVFRSRDNGETWTPVNRGLTKLNVVSLLITPTGTVLAGTYGAGIFRSSTDGDRWMAVGPSGTTITTFAITPQGHLLAGSGNLFGGQGRIFASSDEGMTWASVSTFRTSITSLLSDSHGHLFAGTGSLSGGDGVYRSDDQGRTWVPLSLRRMNILSLARNERDDLFAASANLNGPGAGVFRSLDDGLTWSSIGLQGMNVLSLAVRSDGYLFAGSGVGRVFRSRESTLRE